One Candidatus Ornithobacterium hominis genomic region harbors:
- a CDS encoding 3-oxoacyl-ACP synthase III family protein, giving the protein MRLKNSIILGVGHYVPQNVVTNDDLSKIMETNDAWITERTGIKERRHVDPEKKETTSDLGYQAALEAIKDAGVDKTEIDFIIFATLSPDLYFPGSGVLLQQKLELDTIGSLDVRNQCTGFVYALATADAFIKAGKYKNILVVGAEVHSFALDMTTRGRGVSVIFGDGAGAVVLSASEEANRGIIATNLHSEGKYAEELMMAFPGPKYGWIESLIDAAEKENTHLVYPYMNGNFVFKHAVARFSESIVEVLKDSGYTREDLDLFIPHQANLRISQFIQKQLNLPDEKVFNNIQKYGNTTAASIPIALSEAKQQGRIKVNDLVCLTAFGSGFTWGSVLLRF; this is encoded by the coding sequence ATGAGATTAAAAAATTCAATCATATTGGGCGTAGGACATTACGTGCCTCAAAATGTGGTAACAAACGATGATTTATCAAAAATTATGGAAACCAATGATGCATGGATTACCGAGCGAACTGGCATCAAAGAAAGAAGACACGTTGACCCAGAAAAAAAAGAAACAACATCAGATTTAGGCTATCAGGCGGCATTAGAAGCTATAAAAGATGCTGGAGTAGATAAAACCGAAATAGACTTCATTATCTTCGCTACACTGAGTCCAGATTTATACTTCCCAGGGAGCGGTGTATTGCTTCAGCAAAAATTAGAGCTAGATACCATTGGCTCACTTGATGTAAGAAATCAATGCACTGGATTTGTCTATGCATTAGCCACAGCAGATGCTTTCATCAAAGCAGGGAAGTATAAAAATATATTGGTCGTAGGGGCTGAGGTTCATTCTTTTGCCTTGGATATGACGACGCGAGGGCGAGGAGTTTCCGTTATATTTGGAGATGGCGCGGGAGCAGTAGTTTTATCAGCAAGCGAGGAAGCGAACAGAGGAATTATAGCTACAAACTTACATTCGGAAGGAAAATATGCCGAGGAACTAATGATGGCATTTCCAGGGCCTAAATATGGTTGGATTGAGTCACTGATAGATGCAGCCGAAAAAGAAAATACGCATTTGGTTTATCCTTATATGAACGGGAATTTCGTATTCAAGCATGCCGTGGCAAGATTTTCTGAATCCATTGTTGAAGTTTTGAAAGATAGCGGCTATACTAGAGAAGATTTAGATTTATTTATACCGCACCAAGCTAACCTCAGAATCAGTCAGTTTATTCAAAAACAGCTTAACTTGCCAGATGAAAAAGTATTTAATAATATCCAAAAATACGGAAATACAACAGCAGCCTCTATTCCCATCGCTTTATCTGAAGCCAAACAGCAGGGGCGCATAAAAGTAAACGATTTAGTGTG